A single Carnobacterium inhibens subsp. inhibens DSM 13024 DNA region contains:
- a CDS encoding YitT family protein — MTQLKTPNFWIEQAKKIFFIFFAAITNAIALNNFLIPANIYASGINGIAQLLSGVLDNSSGILIDTGILILVFNIPIALLGWFKVGRNFTLYSFMTSILISFFTVLLPINPLTNDPMMNALFGGIISGTGIGFALKYGFSTGGMDIISMVLAKTTGRSIGTLTFAMNLLIVSSAGVLYGWEYALYTLVSIYVMTKMIDTIHTSHQKITAMIVTNEPDALVKEIHGKLIRGITIIPAKGAYSKTDRSILMMVITRYEMYELEQAVREADASAFVNFMETNKVLGEFWSSDRQKESLMKK, encoded by the coding sequence ATGACACAGTTAAAAACGCCGAATTTTTGGATTGAACAAGCAAAAAAAATCTTTTTTATCTTTTTCGCAGCTATCACAAATGCAATCGCATTAAACAATTTTTTAATACCAGCCAATATTTATGCTTCGGGTATTAACGGAATTGCGCAATTATTATCGGGTGTATTAGACAATTCTTCAGGCATCCTTATTGATACGGGTATATTAATACTTGTATTTAATATTCCTATCGCGTTACTTGGATGGTTTAAAGTGGGGAGAAATTTCACATTATACAGTTTTATGACGTCTATTTTGATTTCGTTTTTTACGGTTCTTTTGCCGATTAATCCACTGACGAATGATCCTATGATGAACGCTTTATTTGGAGGGATTATTAGTGGAACTGGAATTGGTTTTGCATTAAAATACGGTTTTTCAACTGGCGGAATGGATATTATTTCAATGGTATTAGCTAAAACTACGGGTAGATCTATTGGTACATTAACATTTGCAATGAATTTACTTATCGTTTCATCAGCCGGTGTTTTATACGGATGGGAATATGCTCTTTATACTTTGGTGTCGATTTATGTGATGACCAAAATGATTGATACAATACACACCAGTCATCAAAAAATTACGGCTATGATTGTGACCAATGAACCGGATGCTTTAGTGAAAGAAATACATGGAAAGTTGATAAGAGGGATTACGATTATTCCTGCTAAAGGTGCTTATTCAAAAACCGATCGTTCTATCTTAATGATGGTTATCACTCGATATGAAATGTATGAATTAGAACAAGCTGTTAGAGAAGCAGATGCGTCAGCTTTCGTCAACTTTATGGAAACGAATAAAGTGTTAGGCGAGTTTTGGAGTTCAGACCGACAAAAAGAATCTTTAATGAAAAAATAA
- a CDS encoding Cof-type HAD-IIB family hydrolase, which produces MNKKLIALDLDGTTLNNRSEISVRTQNVLTTLRNAGHIVSIVTGRPYRNSKQFYTQLGMETPIVNFNGALCHLPNQLNWESQYHKTLDREIALDMLTLKKDLDIHLIAAELRDTVFADNYFVPYSDFFPEGKKGASKLTASSLKEDPTAVCVFTDAENQAYIIEKVTARYGNAVEIRTWGGQTPCLEIVAAGVQKALGVERIAQVYGVKQKDIIAFGDEDNDYEMIQYAGHGVVMKNGIDSLKQISNDITEKTNNEEGLAHYLENYFGLI; this is translated from the coding sequence ATGAATAAAAAATTAATTGCTCTTGATTTAGATGGCACTACCTTAAACAATCGTTCAGAAATTTCGGTTAGAACTCAAAATGTTTTAACAACTTTACGAAATGCCGGTCACATCGTTTCAATCGTAACGGGCAGGCCTTACCGTAATAGCAAACAATTTTACACCCAATTAGGAATGGAAACGCCAATCGTAAACTTTAATGGTGCTTTGTGTCACTTACCAAATCAATTAAATTGGGAATCACAATACCATAAAACATTGGATCGTGAAATTGCGCTAGATATGCTGACTTTAAAAAAAGATTTAGATATTCATTTGATTGCAGCAGAACTGAGAGATACAGTCTTTGCAGACAACTACTTTGTTCCTTATAGCGATTTCTTTCCAGAAGGAAAAAAAGGCGCTTCTAAATTAACAGCATCTAGCTTGAAAGAAGACCCTACTGCTGTTTGTGTTTTTACAGATGCAGAAAATCAAGCTTATATTATTGAAAAAGTTACAGCTCGTTATGGAAACGCTGTTGAAATTAGAACATGGGGCGGACAAACGCCTTGTTTAGAGATCGTAGCAGCAGGAGTACAAAAAGCATTAGGTGTTGAACGTATTGCCCAAGTATACGGTGTGAAGCAAAAAGATATCATTGCTTTTGGGGATGAAGACAATGATTATGAAATGATTCAATATGCTGGTCATGGCGTAGTGATGAAAAACGGGATTGATTCTTTAAAACAAATTTCAAATGATATAACAGAAAAAACCAACAATGAAGAAGGTTTAGCTCATTATTTAGAAAACTATTTTGGATTGATTTAA